In Nicotiana tabacum cultivar K326 chromosome 17, ASM71507v2, whole genome shotgun sequence, one DNA window encodes the following:
- the LOC142171741 gene encoding uncharacterized protein LOC142171741: MRRGNLRFSDLKGIGDLAKALVVANLAESYSLVYLLVKLTLILPVATATVKRAFSSMKYIKDELRSSISDIFLNDCLVCYFEKEVFTNVSNDAIIDRFQNMKARRVQV; the protein is encoded by the coding sequence ATGCGACGTGGTAACCTTAGATTTTCTGATTTGAAAGGAATAGGTGATTTGGCAAAAGCCTTGGTTGTGGCAAATCTTGCAGAGAGTTATTCACTTGTTTATTTACTTGTAAAGTTAACTCTAATTTTACCTGTCGCGACTGCAACGGTGAAAAGAGCATTTTCATCCATGAAGTACATCAAAGATGAATTACGTAGTAGTATTAGtgatatatttttaaatgattgTTTAGTTTGTTACTTTGAAAAGGAAGTATTTACAAATGTAAGTAATGATGCTATTATTGAccgttttcaaaatatgaaagcACGTCGAGTTCAAGTATGA